The Pararhizobium sp. IMCC21322 sequence ATCTGCATCCACTGCACCTGACAGAAAAGGCTGGGATTCCGGTTTTGGCTGCAGCCGTTCAGAATAGTAAGTTTGCGGATAAGACATGAAATTAGCCAAGATGCACAAAATTTAAGGACAACTCGCCACGATTTAGGCTTAATCTCAAGAGCGAATGATTTTGAACGGGATAAATGAGGCAAAAATGGCGAAAGCTCTGCGCAATGGCGTGTCCGCACTGGAAGCCACGACCAAGGTAACCTTGGCCATTCTGGCGCTGGCCAGTGGCATCTACACCTATCTGGGTGTTCGGGGCTTGTTGGACGGCACCGCCAATCTGGTGTTTTTCGGCGCTGTCATCTATTCCGTCGCCGTCTCCGTGGGGATTTACGCGTTCTGGTCTTATCTGATCCGGTTTGCCCCCCATTTGCGCTCGGCATCCGGCCGCGGTCTTCTGTTCATGGCAATCGGCCTTGGTAGTGTCATGATTATTGCCATGTCGTCCTGGTTGAATGCAGCAGCATTGGCTGGCAGCGCCGCATTGGAGCAGCACCTGGCCGTTACCATTGAAGATTACCAGCAGGATCTCAGCGAAGCCCACAACAATGCACTGGCGGCCCAAAGCCTGCTGCCAGATATTCAACTGGCCGCTGACCGTTTCCAGCGACTGTCCCGCGAAGAGGAAGCATCAGGCGCACTGACAGGCACATCCGGTTCGGGCACCGTGGTTCAGTTACTGCGGCAAATGTCCACCCAATTGGATGGACTGGCGCGAGAAGTGGAAGCCTCCCGCACGCAGGTCAAACAATTGTTTGAAGAGGGCGGCGAACAGCTTAACCGCATGCGGCGACTGGTATCAGCCTCCGGCCCAATTGCGCCGCGCAGCGATGCCTTTTCCGAAGAAGCTGTCACGCTGACAGGCGTTATTTCAGCTCTGCAGGAAACCTCCATCGCGCCTTCTGTAAAACGTGCGGCAGATGATCTGACCCGCAGCTTCATCGCCCCGGTGGCCGACGGCAGCACCCAGGATTTGGCGTCGCGCCAGAACGCCATGGTTGAGCGCGTCCGTGATGCCGTCGGAGGACAAGGCGAGGCATTGTCTGAAGCAGCCAATGAAATCCTCAGCCGCGAAGAGGTTAAGCCGAAACGCTTTGTGCCCATATCCGCGCCTGAAGCTGTGCTGCGCTACGCCAATGATTTTTTGCCCAGCTGGGCCGGTGCAATTTCCATCGATCTTATGCCAGCAGTGCTGATTTTCATTCTTTGTATCGTCCATGCCGCCATCCGCCGCGAAGAAGACCCGGACGCGTTTGAAAACACCATGACAGCCGCAGATATGGTGCAGGCACTTTCACTCTTTGATCGTTTGCAGGACCATCGCCGCGACCGCTACCGCACTGAGTTTGACCGTGGTCGCAGCAAAGACGAACCGGACCGGACAGACCCAGTGCCCGATGAGATGCATCCCGACGACCCAAAAATTGCACAAATAAAGCCCGTCGATGAGCGTGAACCAAGGCGGCGCTGATACATGAGTTCCGTAGAGATTGACCCGCTCGAAGAAGAGCACGTCAAGACACTGTCCGACCACTTTCAGGACGCGATGCTCTGGCTTGTCTTTCTGGCCATGATTTCCATTGCTGGCTACGTGCTGATGCTCGACTACCGTCATCTGCAATATGAAGACCGTCTGGCTGGCATCGAAGATACCGGCGAGCCGGTGCCCATGAGACCGGTCAGCCCGAGCGATCAGATACGGCCCTATGTGCCAAGTTCACGGCCTGTTGGCCCGGGTCGTGGCGCACCTGATCTTACCCCCTTCGACATTGAAACGGACTTGCAGGAAAAAAGCGCCATGGTCTTCAAGACCGATGGAAAAGGCGCTCTGTTGGGCTTTGGCACCATTACACAGGGCACCGCCGAAGTATTTGAACGCGCCCTTTTGGCACGGGAAGAAGATATCACGGAAATCGTCTTGCATTCCCCTGGTGGTTCCGTACAGGACGCCCTGACAATGGCCCAGCTCATTCGCGACAGCGACATGAACACGCGGATTGTTGCCAATGGTTATTGCGCCAGTTCCTGCCCGCTCGTGTTTGCAGGCGGTGTGGAGCGCGAAGTTCACGCATCAGCCTGGGTTGGTGTCCACCAGGTTTACACACCGCCGAGCAGCTTCGGCAGCATACAGCAGGGCATGGACCAGGCCCAACGCATCAGTGCCCAATGCCAGCAGGCACTAGTGGATTACGGCGTCGACCCCGCACTCTGGATCAAAGCCATGGAAACCCCCAAGGACCAGCTTTACGTCCTGACTGTGGAAGAGCTGGAGGAACTTAAACTGGCTACCAAGGTCGAGGTACCGGAAGCGTAATTTCCCGTCCGACACTCTAATACGCCACTTCATGGAACTGTCGTTTGTACCGCGCTATAAGATTATATGACCCGTTTGATTCTCTTGCGCCATGCAAAATCGTCTTGGAGTGATCCGGCATTGCCAGATCATGACCGGCCTTTGAACGCACGTGGCCGACAGGCCGCAAAGCAAATGGCAGACGCGCTGGTCAGTCGAAACTATCTCCCCGACACCATTATTTGTTCGACAGCGTTGCGAGCGCGCAGGACACTTGCGCCCCTGTTGTACCTTTTGGATGGCACCGTGCAATTGACCATCACCCGAGCTTTGTATGACGCTCAGGCTGAGCATTACCCTGAAATCATTGCGGCCGCGGCGCGCAAAGCAGGCACACCCAAAACCATGCTGCTTATCGGGCATAATTTTGCAATTCAGGATGCAGCTTTGGTTTTTGCCAATGGCGACGACACGAAGAGCTTCAAGGCCCTGAAAAACAAGTTTCCCTCCGGCGCCGCAGCTGTTCTGGAATTTGAAACAAATCTGACCGAAGTCAGCGCCAATAGCGCTCGGCTGGTTGATTATCTGCGCCCACGCGATCTTTAGAAAACAACTTTTTGCAACTGCTCCTTTGTGTGCCTACATGCGTTAAGTTGAGGGCTCATGCCCGCACAGGAGAATCAAGCTTGAGCCTTTTGGATATTCTCGACGAAGCTGCCCGCGCAACGCGCGATCAGGCTGAGACGCTGAAGAATGACTACACAACACCCACAGTGCGTGTGGGTGTCACCGGCCTGTCCCGCGCCGGAAAGACAGTCTTCATCACAGCATTACTGCACAATCTGCTGGAGGGCGGGCGGCTGGCATTGTTCGATGCTCAGGCGCGTGGCCGTATTGCCAGCGCCTCATTGCGCCCGCAACCGGATGATGGCGTTCCAACCTTTGACTACCGCGCTCATGTGCGCGATCTGGTCAGCAAACGCCAATGGCCAAGTTCCACCCGTCAGATCAGCGAAATACGGCTCACCCTCAGCTTTGAATCCGAAAGCGTGTGGACCCGCATCTTCAAGGCAAGCCAGATCCATCTTGATATTGTTGATTATCCCGGCGAATGGCTGCTCGATCTGACTTTGATCGACAAGGATTTTGCCACATGGTCTGAATCCGCGCTGCGCCTTGCGCAAAAGCCGGACAGGCAGGATTTGGCGCAAGATTGGTTGGGGTTTCTCAAGACGCTCACAAAGGAGCCGGAAGACGCTGAAATCAGCGCGCAGGCCGGCGCAAAGCATTTCACCAAATATCTGGCTGACTGCCGGTCAGAAGACCGTGCCCTATCCATGCTGCCACCCGGTCGCTTTCTGATGCCGGGCGATATGGCTGGCTCTCCGGCCCTGACATTCTGTCCCTTGCCACCCGAGATACAAATCGATGCACCGCAGCTCTATGCGCTGCTGGAGCGTCGCTATGAGGCTTACAAAAGCCTTGTCGTCAAACCGTTCTTCAAAGAACATTTTGCCAAACTGGATCGCCAGATTGTGCTGGTGGATGTTCTGAATGCGCTCAATGCCGGGCCGGATTCCATTCATGATCTGGAAGAAACCCTGGCAGATGTCCTCAGTGCTTTCCGGCCGGGACGCAATTCATGGCTGGCAGGGATTCTGGGCAAGAAAATCGACAGGGTTCTCTTCGCGGCCACCAAGGCAGACCATCTGCATCACAGCGATCATGACCGCTTGGAAGCCATCCTTGACCATCTGCTACAGGACGCCGCCAAGCGGGTAAAATTCTCCGGTGCGGATACCGAAACCATAGCCATTTCCGCCGTTCGGGCAACACGTGAGGCGCATCTGGAGATCGAAGGCGATCGTGTACCAGCCATACTGGGAACACCCCTTGCCGGAGAAACAGCCCATGGCGAAACCTATGACGGAACTCAGGAAATCGCTCTGTTTCCCGGTGATCTGCCCAACGACCCAAAGATGATCTATGCCGAGCGCACCAGCAAGGATGAAGACCCGCTGCGCTATCTGCGCTTCAAACCGCCCAAACTGGAAGAAACCGCTGAGGGTATAAGCCTCTCCTTGCCCCATATCCGGCTCGACCGGGCGTTGGAATTTCTGCTGGGAGACAAGCTGGCATGACCCAAAACCCAACAAAACCACGCCGGCCAAGTGCCCAATTGCTTAGCGATGCCCGCCTTGTGGACGCCCCGGACCCATTACCCGTCATCACGGAACCTGAAATCCCGCAGCCAACAGCAAAACCGCCGCGGCGCAGATTTTCTTTCGCGCGGCTTTTTTGGGCCAGTTTCACCGGCCTTGCCGGTCTGGCATTCGGGCTGTGGCTGGATAGCCTGATCGTCGATCTGTTTGCCCGATCCGAATGGCTTGGTTACAGCGCTCTGGCCCTGACGCTTTTGCTATGCCTTGCGTTGCTGGCCATGGCTATCCGCGAACTCAGCGCTCTGGCACGCCTGAAATCAGTTCATCTCTTACAGGCACGCGCTTCCAGAGTTTTTGCAGGCAATGATCTGCAATCAGCCCGATCTTTGGTCAAGGATGTCCTGACCCTTTATGAGGGTCGTCCAGAAACCGCACAAGCCCGAACCCAGCTCAATGCCCAGCTTGGCAATGTTATGGATGGGCGAGATTTGCTGGGCCTTGCGGAGCGCGATTTGCTGAGCGGCATGGACGCAAAGGCCAATGCAATCCTTCTCAACTCAGCCAAGCGCACCAGCATCGTCACCGCTATCAGCCCGCGCGCACTAATAGATGTGCTGTTTGTCGTCGTTGAAAATATGCGGTTGATCCGCCGCTTGTCCCAGCTTTATGGGGGACGTCCGGGGTTTTTCAGCTCCTGGCGTTTGACCCGTGAGGTCATCGGACATCTGGCACTCACCGGAGGGATTTCAGCTGGCGACAGTATGATCCAGGATGCATTGGGCCATGGACTTGCAGCCAAAGTATCAGCCCGTCTTGGTGAGGGCGTGATCAATGGCATGCTGACAGCGCGCGTTGGCCGTGCCGCCATGGCGGTCTGCCGTCCTCTGCCGTTCCTCACCAGCAAACCACCCAGCCTGAAAAGCATCGTTGGTGAATTGACAAAAGGCGCGACCGACAAACAAAGTGAAAGCGAATAAATCACCCTGGGAATCGGCTCATGCGCCATGTCACGCTGCTAACATCGGTCAATACCTGGGAGTGCGATGAGAACGCGCATATGAATGTGCAGTTCTATTTCGCAAAATTCGATGATGCCAATCGCATCTTCTGCGCAAAGTTCCCACTATCCTCCCTGACCAGAGACAATCGTCTGACACGACATGTGCGCTATCATCGTGAAGCGGGCGCGGCGGCCATGATAGAAATTTGCTCTGCCCTTGTCATGCATGAAGGGCGGCCTGCTGGCATATGCCACTTCATGAACAACGCTGCAGACAAAGCGCTCATGGCAACCGCACTGGATACCTATCAGCCGGACGCCTTGGAGCAGATTTCAGCAAGTCCGGACATACCGCTCACCAATTGGTCCGAAATCAGCGAAGCTCATCCGCGTGGACTGAATGTATCACCAGCCACCCAATCAGCAACGGGACACCACAAGACACCCACCTATAGCGGCATACTGCATCCACGAGACTTTGCTGCTGATGGCACCCTGCTGGACCGGGCTTACATTTCCTGCTTCACCGATGGCGCGCCTCACAGCTGGTCGGCTGGCGGCATTACCCCAGCCTTTCTCAACAGCAACAATTTTGGCCGGGTTGCTGTGGAACTGAAGCTAACCTATGGCGCAAACGCCCAGCCCGGCGCTATCGTCGACATGACAACTGCATTTCAAAATGTCGGCAAAACCACTTTCACGGTTCGCCATACGCTCACCAGCGATGGCAAAATTATTGCCTATGGTGATTTGGTCAGTCTGATGATGGACCTTGAATTGCGCAAAGCCGTTGCACTTCCGGTGGAGGCTGACCGGATGAGACAATTGGCAACCATACAATAAGCCTTACTCCCGTGTCAGACAGGCTCTGAATGGCCGCTTCTGGCAAGAAGAACGAGAATGATCCCGGCTGTTCCTGCAAGCAGAAAAGCACCTGCCAAAGGATACACTGTCAGATCGTAAAACCGCCCAAAAGTCACAGCAATCACCACAGCAACCAAGCTGGATAGCGATGACACAAGTGAGGTTCCCAGACCGGCAACACGACCAAGAGATTGCATGGCCATAGAGTTGAGGTTGTTGAAAAGCGCCGAAAAGCAGAACAACAGCGCTCCAACGAATATCATGAACCAAACGAAGGGTGGTTGCCCGTCATACAGGAGGCACATAACCAGCAGAGCGGCACCCAGAACACTCATGCCGCTCAGCGCGACAAGCGACAAACGCTCCATGCCAAAACGCATCACCAATTGGCTATTGGAAAACGAGGCGATACCAACGCCAAGAGCCAGCGTCGCGAAATAGAGGGGAAATTTCGTGCCGACCCCATATATGTCCTGAAATATGGATTGCGCAATACTCAGATAAAGCAGTAATCCGCCAAAGGCCAAACCAATGGCGAGGATATATGCCATGACCTTGCGACTGTTGACCACGAGCCATGTGTTGGGCACCAATGTGCCAAAGGACAACGGAATTCGATGTGCAACAACCAGCGTTTCTTCCTGGCGCAGCATCAGCCAGACAGAAACAATCAGACCCATAAGCAGATAGGCAAAGAAGATCGCCCGCCAGCTGGCCACCGAAATGATGAATTGGCCGGCAGCAGGTGCCAACATCGGAACAAGAATGAACGCCATGTAGATATAGGAGATCATGCGCGCCATCGCGTCGCCTGAAAACTTGTCGCGGATAAGCGCCCTTGAGCCGATTTTGGGGCCCGAGACCCCAATTCCCTGAATGACACGTCCCAGCAACATCATTTCAATAGACTGGGCTGTCATGGCCAGAATTGACCCAGCACAGAATATGGCCAAACCCAATAGAATGGCTTTTCGGCGGCCAATCGCGTCTGACAATGGGCCAAACAGAAACTCGCCAAACACCATGCCAAACACAAACAGGGTAATGACCAATTGTGTGTTTCTTGGATCAGCGACATTCAGCTCAACACCAATGACGCCCAATGCGGGCAACATGCCATCGATCGCAGCAGCGGTCAGCGACGTGATTAACGAGAATAGGGCAACGAATTCAACGGTGCTAAGTGGTTTTCGCGAGCCGGCCTGACCAGTACTGACTGTCATCAAAAGCGCCTATTTGTCGTGCAGCGGCGGTGCAAAGCGCTGCACAGCGCGGACAAACTCGTGCCTTTCGCCGAGGGTACGATGCGGCCAGATACGGTAACCCTTCAACTTGCCGAAAGGGGCTGGTTGATTCTTGAACAGCATGGCCCAGGGGTGCACGCCAACCTGTTTTGCGACCTCATCTACCAGCCCGACACCCAGAAACGGCATCGCCGTCTGAGCCTCGATCTTGTACCACAGCATGGCATCCCAGGGTATGATCTGACGCGAGATGCGTCGGTCATAAACACCGTGCTGGTTCACAATCAAAACAGGGTTTTTATCGAAAACATGCAAAGCAAGGACGGCACCAACGGCGACAAAAGCAATCAGCAAAAACCAGTCAATCCCGCTACCAACACCTGATATAAGCGCCAACGCTTCCAGAAGTATGACCAGGCAGGTTGCAGCCAGCCAGATGCCCATGACCTTGCGGTTCAAATAAGCACTAAATTCCCCAGCGGAGGCCGAACCGGCCTCAACACTGTCAGCTTCCGGCCCTTCTGTGTCCATTTGATACGCTCTTTAACTCATCATGTTGCAACAACCGATCTTGTCGCGTCTGGCGCGCAAACAATCAAGCAAAAGATGAAGCTGCACACGAAGCACATCACAAACCGTAGAACTTGCATTGTTTCATATTTGGGATAAATTCTCATAAATGAAAACCAGTGAAACGCCATGAATGCGGGTGAAAACCTTGCCGCGCGGCTGAAAGGACTGCGCCTCAAACAGGGGTGGTCACTGGATCAACTGTCCGAGCAGTGCAAGCTGAGCCGAGCCACCCTGTCTCGCATTGAAAACGGTGACGTCAGTCCAACAGCTCAGGCGCTTGGCAGATTATGCGCAACCTACAGAATTACACTGTCTCGCTTGATGCTGATGGTCGAAACCAACGATACCCCTTTATTGCGCCGGGAAGACCAACCTGTTTGGGAGGATAAGAAAACCGGCTTTGTCCGCCGCTCAATCTCGCCGCCTTCTGACAGTCTGATGTGCGAAGTGCTGGAATGCACCCTCGCCCCCGGTGCAGAAATAACCTATCCGCAACCACCAAAAGCTGGAATGGAACATCACCTCGTGCTGCTGAGCGGTGAGTTGTTACTTGAAGTGGAAGGCACCAGCTATGAATTGGTGCCGGGGGATTGCCTGCGATACCGGCTGTCTGGCTACAGCACATTTAAAGCCCATAAATCCAGGGGCGCCAGATACCACTTCATCATTCTGTAAAGAGCCATGCACAAAACAGACCTCACCACTCGATGCCTGGATCTGCAACAATTCGATCAAGCAGTGCCGATACTGACAGACCTGCTGCACTGCTGTGTCCATCAGGGAGCCAGCATCGGCTTTGTGTTACCCTTCAGCATTCAGGACGGTGAAGCGTTCTGGCAGCAGCGTGTGCGGCCATCCCTTGCAACAAACCGCCGGGTGGTCATCGTCGCGGAAGTAGATGGAAAAATTGCCGGGTCGGTCCAGTTGGATTGCGACCTGATGCCCAACCAGAAGCACAGAGCGGACGTTTCCAAACTGCTGGTCCACCCATCATGCAGGCGTCAGGGAATTGCTCGAACTCTGATGGCGGAATTGGAGCGACAAGCTCTGAAACGCCAGCTCACCCTTCTGGTGCTCGACACAAGAACATGTGATGCCGCGCAAGCTCTCTACGCCTCAATAGGGTTTGAAGTTGCCGGAACTGTACCCGGATTTGCATTAGACCCATTTTCCAGGAAATTCGATGCCACAACCTATATGTTCAAAAAGCTAAGGACCTGATTCTGGAAAGTCAAATGGCATCAAAACCACCACTTCGAATCCACAACCGCGACGCACGCCGCCTTTGGCTGGCAGCGCAGGGGCTGGCGACACCGCCAACAGGGCCATTGGATACGATGGACATCATCCGCAAGCTTGGCTTTGTCCAACTGGACACGATCCGCGTTGTCTCACGCGCGCATCATCATATCATCTGGAACCGCAACCAGCATTATCGCGAACCTATGCTCAACAAACTGATGGCGCAGCACCGTCAATTGTTTGAACATTTCACCCATGACGCCTCCGTTCTGCCCATTGAGTTTTATCCCATGTGGCAGCGCCAGTTCCGCCGCATGAAACAGCGCTACGACCGTGCTGGATATTTCACCTCCATGCCGAATGAAGAGGGTCGCGAAGCCATCAAACGCCGCATTGCCCAGGAAGGCCCGCTCTCCACCCACGCCTTCGACACGAAAGTTAAAGGCCCAAAGGAAATGTGGGCCCGACCTCCGCACAAACTGGCACTGGACTACATGTGGTTCTGCGGCGAGCTGACCACTTCACACCGCGAGAATTTCAAGAAGTTCTACGATCTGGCCCACAATGTCATCCCGGTGGATTTGCACAGTCAGGACCATGGTGACGAAGCACAGATCGACTGGCTCTGCGATGCCGCTCTTCAACGCATCGGCTTTGGCACGCTGGGTGAAATCCAAAGGTTCTGGGGAGCAACCGACGCCAGCGAAGTGAAGGACTGGGCCAACCGAAACAGTGCAAACCTGATTGAGGTGGAACTGCAGGCAGCTGATGGCAGCTGGAGCACGGCAATTGCGCCACCGGATATCGAAACGCGTCTTGCCAATACACCGCCCCCAACCTCACGCTTGCGCATTCTCAATCCGTTTGACCCGGTCATTCGAGATCGAAACCGCCTCAAACGTCTTTTTGGCTTTGACTACCGCATTGAGATTTTCGTTCCCGCTGCCAAGCGACAATGGGGATATTATGTATTTCCGATTTTGGAAGGTGACCGGTTGGTCGGGCGCATTGAGGCCAAAGCTGACCGGGCGAAGGGACATTTGAATGTTCTGAATCTATGGTCAGAACCCAAAGTCAAATGGACCAACGCGCGTGCCGAAAAATTAGCCGCCGAACTGGACCGCTTTGCAAGGTTTGTGTCTTTGCAGGAAATCAACTGGCATTGCGGCACTCAACCAGAATATTGGCAACCGGAATAGATGTGTCAGCGGCGCAGCAATCGAATTTGGAGCCGGGGTGACAGAAACACCACCCCGGCTCCAAAAAATCAATCGAGGGTTTTGACGATGTTCTCAACCATCTTCTTGGCGTCAGACAACAGCATCATCGTGTTGTCCTTGTAGAACAACGTATTGTCGATGCCAGCATAACCGGACCCAAGCGAACGCTTGATGAAGAGGCAGGTGCCAGCCTTATCCACATCAAGGATCGGCATTCCATAAATGGGCGATGTCTTATCATCGCGTGCCGCTGGATTGGTCACATCATTCGCCCCGATCACAAACGCCACATCGGCCTGCGCAAATTCGGAATTGATGTCATCCAGTTCAAACACGTCATCATATGGCACATTGGCTTCAGCCAGCAGCACATTCATGTGCCCCGGCATACGGCCAGCCACCGGATGAATGGCGTATTTCACTTCCACGCCTTCTGCCTTCAGCTTGTCACCCATTTCCCGCAAAGCATGCTGCGCCTGGGCAACAGCCATGCCGTAGCCTGGCACGATAATGACCTTGGAAGCATTTTTCATGATGAAGGCTGCATCCTCGGCAGACCCCTGCTTCACCGTCCGCTCAATCCCATCATCACCGGTGGGAACCGCAGCAGCATCGCCGCCAAAGCCACCAAGGATCACAGAGATAAAGGAGCGGTTCATACCCTTACACATGATGTAGGACAGGATTGCACCGGAAGAACCAACCAAAGCCCCAACAATAATCAAAGCCAGATTGCCAAGGGTAAAGCCGATACCGGCAGCAGCCCAACCTGAGTAGGAGTTCAGCATGGACACCACGACGGGCATATCCGCGCCGCCGATAGGTACGATGATCAGGCCACCCAGTATGAGGGCCAGCAGAACAATCATCCAGAAGACGAAATGGCTTTCAGTGCCAATCAGGATCATCAGAAGGATGACGATACCGGCAGCAAGCGCAATATTGATCGCATGACGCCCAGGCAGAATGATCGGCGTGCCGCTCATGCGGCCATCCAGTTTCAAAAACGCTATAACCGAGCCTGTAAACGTGATCGCACCAATGGCGACACCAATGCTCATTTCAATAAGGGCAGCGGCCGGAATTTCACCAACAGCACCAATGCCAAAGGCAGTCGGTGCATAAAGCGCAGCAGCAGCCACAAACACGGCGGCAAGACCAACCAGTGAGTGAAACGCTGCCACAAGCTGCGGCATGGCCGTCATCGGTATGCGTTTTGCAATGACGGCTCCAATGCCACCACCGATACCAATGCCAAGTACGGTCAGAACAATACTGCCAACCGACGTGCCTGACAGAAACAGTGTGGTGATTATGGCAATTGCCATACCAATCATGCCGAAACGGTTACCCTGTCGGGCTGTTTCAGGGTTGGAAAGACCACGCAGCGCCAGAATAAACAGAACGGCTGCGACGAGATAAAGAAGTGCGGAAAAACTTGCTGACATGTGTTCGGGCCCCTACCGCTGCTTCTTTTTGTACATCGCCAGCATGCGCTGGGTCACAAGAAAGCCGCCAAATATGTTAACGCTGGCCAAAATCAGCCCGATGAATCCGAATGTCCGTGCGACACCGCCACTATCACCGGAGGTGAGATCCACCCCAACGGCCAACAATGCACCAACAACGATCACCGATGAAATCGCATTGGTGACCGACATCAGCGGCGTGTGCAAAGCCGGTGTCACCGACCAGACGACATAATAGCCTACGAAGATCGCAAGCACGAAGACCGCCAGACGAAACACGAAGGGATCAACCGCCCCACCTGTTGCGCTATGGACGGCAGCACCGACCGCGTCACCAGCCTGTTCCAGCGCGGAAAGGGCTGCCTGCGCGGCCCTGTCTGCTTCATTTGCAGCAGACCGTGCAGCTTCTGCTGCTGCCTTAGCCTGTTCTGCCAGTTGTTCAACATTCGTTGCCATATCAGACCTCGCTCAAGCTCAGGCTTTTTCAGAGAAATTTGGATGAACGACAGCGCCATCGCGTGTCAGTAGTGTGGCTGTCACCAGTTCGTCTTCCCAATCGACAGCAAGCTCACCGCTTTCCTTGTCCATCATGGTTTCCAGAAACGACGCCAGATTTTTTGCGTAAAGCTCGGAGGCAGTTGCAGCGATGCGCCCGGGCACGTTTTTGTGGCCGACAATTTTCTTGCCCCCAACATCTACCGTTGCACCGGCTTTGGAACCTTCAACATTACCGCCGCGCTCAACCGCCAAATCAACCAGAACCGAACCGGGCCGCATGGCCGAAATCATCGCTTTGGTAATGAGGCGGGGCGCAGGACGCCCTGGAATAAGGGCCGTTGTAATCACGATATCCTGTTTGGCCATATGTGCTGTCACAAGCTCGGCTTGCTGCTTTTTGTAATCGTCAGACATTTCCTTGGCATAACCGCCAGCAGTTTCAGCCTGCTTGAACTCGTCATTCTCGACCGCAACAAATTTGCCGCCGAGCGATTCAACCTGTTCTTTGGCAGCCGGGCGTACATCCGTTGCCGACACAACAGCCCCAAGCCGCCGCGCCGTCGCAATGGCCTGAAGGCCGGCAACCCCGGCACCCATGACAAACACACGCGCAGCTGGGATGGTTCCTGCCGCCGTCATCATCATGGGCAGGGCCCGATCAAATTCTGAGGCTGCATCAATGACAGCCTGATACCCTGCCAAATTTGCCTGAGATGACAATACATCCATCACCTGCGCCCGTGTGATACGGGGCATCAGCTCCATGGAGAATGCTGAAACACCGGCTTTCGCCATGGCGTCCAGATCCGACTTGTCGCCATAAGGCTCAAGCATCCCAATCAGAAGCGCCCCCTTGGGTACGCTCTTTAGTTGCGTAGCATTGGGGCGGCGTACACACAGCACCACATCGCTGCCTTTCAGCGTCGCAGGCGCAGTCTTGCCGATAGTGGCACCAGCTTCAACGAATAAAGCATCGGGAACACGTGAACCTTCACCTGCTCCTGCTTGCACCATCACACTGGCACCGCGATCAACAAAGCGTTTTATCATGGCAGGAGAGACGGCAACACGGGCTTCATCAGCGCTGGCTTCGCTCAACACGGCAATTTTCATGGATTGTACCCCCTCATCGAAGCGTTTCCACTTCTCGTATCATTCGAAGCGCACTGGCTTCCGGTCCGGCTGGTTGCCACACCTTAATTACAGCAGAAAAATAGCCATCAGGATCAGGATCACGCTAACCGCAATCGTGCCGTATTTGCTCATCGCAAGAAACAGCTCA is a genomic window containing:
- a CDS encoding helix-turn-helix domain-containing protein, translated to MNAGENLAARLKGLRLKQGWSLDQLSEQCKLSRATLSRIENGDVSPTAQALGRLCATYRITLSRLMLMVETNDTPLLRREDQPVWEDKKTGFVRRSISPPSDSLMCEVLECTLAPGAEITYPQPPKAGMEHHLVLLSGELLLEVEGTSYELVPGDCLRYRLSGYSTFKAHKSRGARYHFIIL
- a CDS encoding GNAT family N-acetyltransferase, whose protein sequence is MHKTDLTTRCLDLQQFDQAVPILTDLLHCCVHQGASIGFVLPFSIQDGEAFWQQRVRPSLATNRRVVIVAEVDGKIAGSVQLDCDLMPNQKHRADVSKLLVHPSCRRQGIARTLMAELERQALKRQLTLLVLDTRTCDAAQALYASIGFEVAGTVPGFALDPFSRKFDATTYMFKKLRT
- a CDS encoding winged helix-turn-helix domain-containing protein, producing MASKPPLRIHNRDARRLWLAAQGLATPPTGPLDTMDIIRKLGFVQLDTIRVVSRAHHHIIWNRNQHYREPMLNKLMAQHRQLFEHFTHDASVLPIEFYPMWQRQFRRMKQRYDRAGYFTSMPNEEGREAIKRRIAQEGPLSTHAFDTKVKGPKEMWARPPHKLALDYMWFCGELTTSHRENFKKFYDLAHNVIPVDLHSQDHGDEAQIDWLCDAALQRIGFGTLGEIQRFWGATDASEVKDWANRNSANLIEVELQAADGSWSTAIAPPDIETRLANTPPPTSRLRILNPFDPVIRDRNRLKRLFGFDYRIEIFVPAAKRQWGYYVFPILEGDRLVGRIEAKADRAKGHLNVLNLWSEPKVKWTNARAEKLAAELDRFARFVSLQEINWHCGTQPEYWQPE
- a CDS encoding NAD(P)(+) transhydrogenase (Re/Si-specific) subunit beta, giving the protein MSASFSALLYLVAAVLFILALRGLSNPETARQGNRFGMIGMAIAIITTLFLSGTSVGSIVLTVLGIGIGGGIGAVIAKRIPMTAMPQLVAAFHSLVGLAAVFVAAAALYAPTAFGIGAVGEIPAAALIEMSIGVAIGAITFTGSVIAFLKLDGRMSGTPIILPGRHAINIALAAGIVILLMILIGTESHFVFWMIVLLALILGGLIIVPIGGADMPVVVSMLNSYSGWAAAGIGFTLGNLALIIVGALVGSSGAILSYIMCKGMNRSFISVILGGFGGDAAAVPTGDDGIERTVKQGSAEDAAFIMKNASKVIIVPGYGMAVAQAQHALREMGDKLKAEGVEVKYAIHPVAGRMPGHMNVLLAEANVPYDDVFELDDINSEFAQADVAFVIGANDVTNPAARDDKTSPIYGMPILDVDKAGTCLFIKRSLGSGYAGIDNTLFYKDNTMMLLSDAKKMVENIVKTLD
- a CDS encoding proton-translocating transhydrogenase family protein, which encodes MATNVEQLAEQAKAAAEAARSAANEADRAAQAALSALEQAGDAVGAAVHSATGGAVDPFVFRLAVFVLAIFVGYYVVWSVTPALHTPLMSVTNAISSVIVVGALLAVGVDLTSGDSGGVARTFGFIGLILASVNIFGGFLVTQRMLAMYKKKQR
- a CDS encoding Re/Si-specific NAD(P)(+) transhydrogenase subunit alpha, coding for MKIAVLSEASADEARVAVSPAMIKRFVDRGASVMVQAGAGEGSRVPDALFVEAGATIGKTAPATLKGSDVVLCVRRPNATQLKSVPKGALLIGMLEPYGDKSDLDAMAKAGVSAFSMELMPRITRAQVMDVLSSQANLAGYQAVIDAASEFDRALPMMMTAAGTIPAARVFVMGAGVAGLQAIATARRLGAVVSATDVRPAAKEQVESLGGKFVAVENDEFKQAETAGGYAKEMSDDYKKQQAELVTAHMAKQDIVITTALIPGRPAPRLITKAMISAMRPGSVLVDLAVERGGNVEGSKAGATVDVGGKKIVGHKNVPGRIAATASELYAKNLASFLETMMDKESGELAVDWEDELVTATLLTRDGAVVHPNFSEKA
- a CDS encoding aa3-type cytochrome c oxidase subunit IV produces the protein MSDETENAMDYPEHESTYELFLAMSKYGTIAVSVILILMAIFLL